TTGAGACACTAGTATTGACACCTGGTTTTGCAGCTATTTTTTATCCTGATGATCTTCACGCACCAGGTCTAATAAATGAAAACAAGGAAAGTATAAAAAAAATTGTAATGAAAGTTAAAGTATAAGTAGGATTGAACTAAAGATTATTTGTTGACAACTCAAAAGTATAAACTTTTGAAACTATGATAAATCTACTAATCTCATTATTTTTTCTCTTGCTTTTAGAAATAGTTTTAATATGTTACACTTAAATAAACTACGGAGGTTCTGATGATTGTATCTGTTTATAAACAAAATGGTTTTGTTAAATAACCACTATCCCAAGTTTAATTTTTTATTCTGATTTGTTGGTGTTTTAGCAAAATCAAATTATCAATATCACATATTCTGTAAGATTTAAATATCTTTTGGCTGTGTTTTATATAAGCAAAATTTCATAAATGTTGAATTTTGTTCGCAATTGTAAAATGCAATTTTCTAAGTAGTTAAACTATTCGCAGGTGTGATATTGCTGCTCTAGGTGATCATAGTTAACCACACTATGAAACAGTTAATTAAATCGATGGGGGAGATGATGATTGTAATAGAAAAGTTGTGCAAGGAATTGTGGAGTTAAGTTGGTTTTTAAAATCAGCTTGTCTCCAAGGTTAAAAAAAATGGAGACACAAATGACAACATTGAAAAATTATGGTTGGGATGATTTTTTTGAAGTTAACTTTAAAAATAATGGTTATTTGGAATTTGGGTATCAACCAGCAAGAATAACTAAGGAAACAAAAAATCTATATTTTATTATGACTAAAGATGGAGAAGCTAAGGCTATTAATTCAAATAAATTCTTTTTGAGTACTTTCTCAAGAGATCAATTACCTGTAGTAGGGGACTGGGTGGTAGTCCACAAGCCTGTTAATAATGAAAATTATTTTATTGAAGGAGTTCTTGAAAGGAGAACCAGACTTGTAAGAAAAGGTAAAGATACATTTGGAAGAAATTTTGTGAAAGCAGGAGATAGTAGTGTTAGTGTCATTTCTGCAAATATTGACACTGTATTTTACGTTGCATCTTTGGATTATAGAGATTTTAATCTATCAAAAATTGAAAGATACATTCTTATGCTCCATGATAGCGGAGCTAAACCTGTACTAATTCTGAACAAAAAAGATATTTGTCCCGATTATTTAGATTATATCGAAAAACTTAAGAAAATTTCTGGAGATATACCGATACATGCGGTAAGTGCAGTCGATTTCGATGGAATTGAAGAGCTTTTGGATTATATATCTGAAGGAAAAACGGTATCATTTATTGGATCTTCGGGAGTTGGAAAATCATCAATTGTCAATGCTCTTATGGGCGAGGATAAGATGTATGTAAGCAGAATACGAGAGGCTGACAAAAGAGGTCGTCACACAACTACACATAGAGAAATGATTTTGTTTCCAGAAGGTGGAGTTTTGATTGATAATCCCGGAATTAGAGATTTAAAACCTGTTTCATCGTCCGATGCATTAGATGCGACTTTTGAAGATATTACTGATTTAGAAAGTCAATGCAGATTCAGTGATTGTAAGCATAATAACGAACCTGGATGTGCAATCATTAAAGCTCTGGAATCAGGAGAATTATCCGTAAAAAGATATGAGAATTATCTAACATTAAAACGAGAAGCTGATTTTTTTGAAAGGAGAGCAAAAATGAGAGAACATTTTTTAGAGAAAGCTGCTGTAAATGAAAAAAAAGGAGGTAAAAAGATTAAAAACCATATGAAGGGAAGAAAGAAAAGAGATAAATATTTTGATTCAACTGAATATAGTCTCTAGTTATTATTGAATTGGGAGTAAACTACTCCCTTTTCTTTGCACAATTTTAACTTACTCAAGGAGTTGAGGAGTAAATGAGTGAAGACAAAGAAATAGTAATGACTGCCAATTTTTAAAAACTCTGTTCCCTTCATTTTCAAATTTCAATCAAATAAATCATAAAACCCTCAACAACATTTCCTCTTGAATTTAACTGTAAAATATAGTATCCTTTCAATAATGTATATCGTCAATTTGGAGATTATAAATTATGACACAACGAAAACTTATAAGCTTTGACTGGGCAATGAAAAAAATGCTGAGGAGTAAAGCCAATTTCGATATTCTTGAAGGGTTCTTATCTGAACTTTTATCAGACGATATAAAAATTTTAGAAATACTAGAAAGTGAAAGTAATAAATCTTATGATAATGACAAGTTTAATAGAGTTGATCTATTAGTAAAAAGTAAAGATGATAGTATTATAATAATTGAACTTCAATATGATTATGAATATGATTTTATGCTCAGAATGCTTTATGGAACAAGTAAAATTGTAACAGAGCATATGAAACAAGGTGCTCCGTATTCAGAAGTAAAAAAGGTAATATCTATAAATATTGTTTACTTTGATCTGGGACAAGGCAAGGATTATGTTTACAAAGGAACAACCAATTTTATTGGTCTCCACGAAAAAGACGAATTACAATTAAGCCAAATTCAAAAGGATAAACTAAAGAGAGAATCTATTTATCAACTATATCCTGAATATTATCTTTTGAAAATCAATAATTTTAATGACTTTGCAAAAAATACACTAGATGAGTGGATCTACTTTCTGAAAAATGAAGAGATAAAGCCAGAATTTAAAGCTAAAGGTTTAAAAGAAGCTAAAGATAAATTGGATATTATGAAACTATCTGGTAGCGATTTGCAATCATACAATAGACATAGAGAAAATTTACATTATGCTGCTAGTATGGCTGAATCTGTTAAGATTGAAGCAGAAGAGAAGATTTGGAAAAAAGGATTAGTTGAAGGCGAGAAATTAGGTCTTGAAAAAGGTGAGAAGTTAAAAGCTATTAAAATTGCTAAAAACTGTCTAGAAAAAAAGATGGATTATGATACCATTTCTTTTTTAACTGGTTTGTCTGTAGAAGAGATAAGAGGATTGTGAAGAGTCTGTAGAGGCGTTATTTATAACGCCTTATCCATTTTAATTTTAATTGCCCTGTCATCTTGAACGAAGAAAGAGATCTTTTTTAGCCTCGAATTACACGAATGAAATACCAGAATACAATATTCTATAGAAGGACGTTTAGACATGGATAATCTCACAATTCTGTAAATCATGGTTCAAATGATCCAGATGTCAGACACCTTTGAGGTGGCAGACATCTAAACTCTCGCGATGCCTGAAAGGCACAAAATGATTATAGCTTTGAAAGAAGCAAATGAAACAGAATATTAGCTGATGTTGTTAAGATATAGTGAATCCATAGATTTAAAAAGCTATGATTCCATTTATCCTGAAGCTGAATCACTAATAAAACTTTTAGTAAGTATAGTAAATACTACGAAAGTAAAATTACAATCTTAACATTTTCCATTTTCAATTAGATAAGTAGACATTAACGAGAAAATTAAGCTGACTGGCTTTTACATGGAACTATAAAAAAGACTATTGAAGAGGAACTTAGGTTCGATTTGAATGATAAAATTGAAGAATTTAAACTCATTGCTGAAAACTGTGTGAACAATCCTGATCTTGGTAAAGGTCTTTCTATGTACGGGAAAATTGATAGATTACGATTTGATAACTTCTATATCGATAGTGATAGAATTACGCTGTATATTTATGCCAACGGTCATTCTGGTATTATGATGAAATAGTTTTTAAGATTTTATTAATTAGGTGAAGTAGATATACTCTTAATATTAA
This genomic stretch from Candidatus Delongbacteria bacterium harbors:
- a CDS encoding DUF4403 family protein — protein: MKKTIEEELRFDLNDKIEEFKLIAENCVNNPDLGKGLSMYGKIDRLRFDNFYIDSDRITLYIYANGHSGIMMK
- a CDS encoding Rpn family recombination-promoting nuclease/putative transposase, producing MTQRKLISFDWAMKKMLRSKANFDILEGFLSELLSDDIKILEILESESNKSYDNDKFNRVDLLVKSKDDSIIIIELQYDYEYDFMLRMLYGTSKIVTEHMKQGAPYSEVKKVISINIVYFDLGQGKDYVYKGTTNFIGLHEKDELQLSQIQKDKLKRESIYQLYPEYYLLKINNFNDFAKNTLDEWIYFLKNEEIKPEFKAKGLKEAKDKLDIMKLSGSDLQSYNRHRENLHYAASMAESVKIEAEEKIWKKGLVEGEKLGLEKGEKLKAIKIAKNCLEKKMDYDTISFLTGLSVEEIRGL
- the rsgA gene encoding ribosome small subunit-dependent GTPase A encodes the protein MTTLKNYGWDDFFEVNFKNNGYLEFGYQPARITKETKNLYFIMTKDGEAKAINSNKFFLSTFSRDQLPVVGDWVVVHKPVNNENYFIEGVLERRTRLVRKGKDTFGRNFVKAGDSSVSVISANIDTVFYVASLDYRDFNLSKIERYILMLHDSGAKPVLILNKKDICPDYLDYIEKLKKISGDIPIHAVSAVDFDGIEELLDYISEGKTVSFIGSSGVGKSSIVNALMGEDKMYVSRIREADKRGRHTTTHREMILFPEGGVLIDNPGIRDLKPVSSSDALDATFEDITDLESQCRFSDCKHNNEPGCAIIKALESGELSVKRYENYLTLKREADFFERRAKMREHFLEKAAVNEKKGGKKIKNHMKGRKKRDKYFDSTEYSL